A genome region from Halorubellus sp. JP-L1 includes the following:
- a CDS encoding amphi-Trp domain-containing protein, translating to MPEEVLFKSESEQSREEIASYLRKVADNLDSGNAINLKAGSESVTLNPPAQPTFEVKAEREGPAGNMTELSVEFELEWDENAGEETSGSGQLEIE from the coding sequence ATGCCTGAAGAAGTCCTGTTCAAATCAGAGAGCGAACAGAGTCGAGAAGAGATTGCATCGTACCTTCGGAAAGTCGCGGACAATCTCGATAGCGGAAACGCTATCAACCTGAAAGCAGGCTCCGAGTCCGTAACACTGAATCCCCCTGCCCAACCGACCTTCGAGGTCAAAGCTGAACGCGAAGGCCCGGCTGGCAATATGACTGAATTAAGTGTCGAGTTCGAACTCGAATGGGACGAGAACGCCGGTGAGGAGACCAGCGGGAGCGGCCAGTTAGAAATCGAGTAG
- a CDS encoding ornithine cyclodeaminase family protein: protein MDTLLLDSGDVDENAQMGDVVAAVEAAFAAYEDGRTLMPAKSYVDLPKYNGDFRSMPAYMAAEDWDAAGIKWVNVHPDNPEQFDLPTVMGTMIYSDPETAVPLAIMDGTELTMKRTGAAAAVATDHLAVEDATSLGIVGAGVQSYTQLDAIAQVRDIQTVVVSDVRDDAIERFQDVYGDAFDVQRGDISDAGHCDVVSTVTPVEDPIVGPEDVGDHTHVNAMGADAEGKHEIEDDVLLDAKVVIDDFEQCTHSGEINVPFSEGVMDADDIYGEIGEIVTGAIDGRTNDDDVTVFDSTGLAIQDVAAAHVVYEHAFENDNGTPFELIQT, encoded by the coding sequence ATGGATACGCTGCTGCTGGATAGCGGGGACGTGGACGAGAACGCGCAGATGGGTGACGTCGTCGCGGCGGTCGAGGCGGCGTTCGCGGCGTACGAGGACGGTCGTACGTTGATGCCGGCGAAGTCCTACGTGGACCTCCCGAAGTACAACGGCGACTTCCGGTCGATGCCGGCGTACATGGCGGCCGAGGACTGGGACGCTGCGGGCATCAAGTGGGTGAACGTCCACCCCGACAACCCCGAACAGTTCGACCTCCCGACGGTGATGGGGACGATGATCTACTCGGACCCCGAGACGGCGGTCCCGCTCGCGATCATGGACGGTACCGAGTTGACGATGAAGCGAACGGGCGCGGCGGCCGCAGTTGCGACGGACCACCTCGCGGTCGAGGACGCCACCTCGCTCGGGATCGTCGGCGCCGGCGTCCAGTCGTACACGCAACTCGACGCCATCGCGCAGGTCCGAGACATCCAGACGGTCGTCGTGAGCGACGTCCGCGACGACGCCATCGAGCGCTTCCAGGACGTCTACGGCGACGCGTTCGACGTGCAGCGCGGCGACATCTCCGACGCCGGGCACTGCGACGTCGTGTCGACGGTCACGCCCGTCGAGGACCCGATCGTCGGCCCCGAGGACGTCGGCGACCACACGCACGTCAACGCGATGGGCGCGGACGCCGAAGGCAAGCACGAGATCGAAGACGACGTCCTCCTCGACGCGAAGGTCGTCATCGACGACTTCGAGCAGTGCACGCACTCCGGCGAGATCAACGTCCCGTTCAGCGAGGGCGTGATGGACGCCGACGACATCTACGGCGAGATCGGCGAGATCGTCACGGGCGCCATCGACGGCCGCACGAACGACGACGACGTGACGGTGTTCGACTCCACCGGACTCGCGATCCAGGACGTCGCCGCGGCGCACGTCGTCTACGAGCACGCGTTCGAGAACGACAACGGCACGCCGTTCGAACTCATCCAGACGTAG
- a CDS encoding CBS domain-containing protein: protein MSVATAGDADCAVAAETHVTPNVVVGGMLVEEVMTTPVETIDADANVMTALDEMLEREVGSLVVTTGSPPRKTGIVTDRDVKGALRDFEHPLKDATVIDRIVFLLRRPVTGAPVREYMSSPLVTIEPDETLSEAIATMHDHEIKHLVVTKHMQLEGILTPSDVGRAHDGVVREARRSDVHRPHWER from the coding sequence GTGAGCGTCGCGACGGCGGGCGACGCGGACTGCGCGGTCGCGGCCGAAACGCACGTCACCCCGAACGTGGTAGTTGGCGGCATGCTCGTGGAGGAGGTGATGACCACGCCGGTCGAGACTATCGACGCGGACGCGAACGTGATGACGGCGCTCGACGAGATGCTGGAACGCGAGGTCGGGAGTCTCGTCGTCACGACCGGGTCGCCACCGCGCAAGACCGGGATCGTTACCGACAGGGACGTGAAGGGCGCCCTCCGCGACTTCGAGCATCCGCTCAAGGACGCGACGGTCATCGATCGAATCGTGTTCCTCCTTCGGCGACCCGTGACCGGCGCACCGGTCCGCGAGTACATGAGTTCGCCGCTCGTAACGATCGAGCCGGACGAGACGCTCTCGGAGGCGATCGCGACGATGCACGACCACGAGATCAAGCACCTCGTCGTGACGAAGCACATGCAGCTAGAGGGCATCCTGACGCCGTCGGACGTCGGACGGGCGCACGACGGCGTCGTGCGCGAAGCCCGACGATCGGACGTGCATCGCCCCCACTGGGAGCGCTGA
- the thsA gene encoding thermosome subunit alpha: MSQQMSGGQPLLVLSEDSQRTSGKDAQSMNITAGKAVAESVRTTLGPKGMDKMLVDSSGEVVVTNDGVTILKQMDIEHPAANMVVEVSETQEDEVGDGTTSAVVVAGELLKKAEDLLDQDIHATTLAQGYRQAAEQAKDVLEDAAIEVSPDDRETLKQIAATAMTGKGAESAKDILSELVVDAVLAVQDDEGIDTDNIKVEKVVGGSTDNSDLVEGVLVDKTRVHDNMPYFVEDANVAVLDDALEVKEADIDTEVNVTDPDQLQQFLDQEEAQLKEMVDQLVDVGADVVFAEDGIDDMAQHYLAKEGILAVRRTSSDDAKRIARSTGARIVSNLNDIEEDDLGFAGNVVEQDVAGSTKILIEDVEDAKSVTLLLRGGTEHVVDEVERAIDDSLGVVRTTLEDGKVLPGGGAPETALSLALRDFADSVGGREQLAIEAFADAVEVIPRTLAENAGLDSIDSLVELRSKHDGGAASAGLDAYTGDVIDMSEEGVVEPLRVKTQAIESATEAAVMLLRIDDVIAAGDLSGGQVDPDDGGDAGGPPAGGPGGMGGGMGGMGGMGGAM, from the coding sequence ATGTCCCAACAGATGAGCGGAGGGCAGCCCCTCCTCGTTCTCAGCGAAGACTCGCAGCGCACATCGGGCAAAGACGCCCAGTCCATGAACATCACGGCCGGGAAAGCCGTCGCGGAGTCCGTCCGCACCACGCTCGGCCCGAAGGGAATGGACAAGATGCTCGTCGACTCCAGCGGCGAGGTCGTCGTCACGAACGACGGCGTCACCATCCTCAAGCAGATGGACATCGAGCACCCCGCGGCCAACATGGTCGTCGAAGTATCCGAGACCCAGGAAGACGAAGTCGGCGACGGCACCACGAGCGCCGTCGTCGTCGCAGGCGAACTCCTCAAGAAGGCCGAGGACCTCCTCGACCAGGACATCCACGCCACCACGCTCGCGCAGGGCTACCGACAGGCAGCCGAACAGGCGAAGGACGTCCTCGAGGACGCCGCCATCGAGGTCTCCCCGGACGACCGCGAGACCCTCAAGCAGATCGCCGCGACCGCGATGACGGGCAAGGGCGCGGAGTCCGCGAAGGACATCCTCAGCGAACTCGTCGTCGACGCCGTCCTCGCCGTGCAGGACGACGAAGGCATCGACACGGACAACATCAAGGTCGAGAAGGTCGTCGGCGGCTCCACCGACAACTCCGACCTCGTCGAGGGCGTCCTCGTCGACAAGACGCGCGTCCACGACAACATGCCGTACTTCGTCGAGGACGCGAACGTCGCCGTGCTCGACGACGCGCTCGAAGTGAAGGAAGCCGACATCGACACCGAAGTCAACGTCACCGACCCCGACCAGCTCCAGCAGTTCCTCGATCAGGAAGAGGCACAGCTCAAGGAGATGGTCGACCAGCTCGTCGACGTCGGCGCTGACGTCGTGTTCGCCGAGGACGGCATCGACGACATGGCCCAGCACTACCTCGCGAAGGAAGGCATCCTCGCGGTCCGCCGCACGTCCAGCGACGACGCGAAGCGCATCGCGCGCTCCACGGGCGCCCGCATCGTCTCGAACCTCAACGACATCGAGGAAGACGACCTCGGGTTCGCCGGGAACGTCGTCGAGCAGGACGTCGCCGGCTCCACGAAGATCCTCATCGAGGACGTCGAGGACGCGAAGTCCGTCACGCTCCTCCTCCGCGGCGGCACGGAGCACGTCGTCGACGAAGTCGAGCGCGCGATCGACGACTCGCTCGGCGTCGTCCGCACGACCCTCGAGGACGGCAAGGTCCTCCCCGGCGGCGGTGCGCCCGAGACCGCCCTCAGTCTCGCGCTTCGGGACTTCGCCGACTCCGTCGGCGGCCGCGAGCAGCTCGCGATCGAGGCGTTCGCCGACGCAGTCGAGGTCATCCCGCGCACGCTCGCGGAGAACGCCGGCCTCGACTCCATCGACAGCCTCGTCGAACTCCGCTCGAAGCACGACGGCGGTGCGGCGTCCGCCGGTCTGGACGCGTACACCGGTGACGTCATCGACATGAGCGAGGAAGGCGTCGTGGAGCCGCTCCGCGTCAAGACGCAGGCGATCGAGTCCGCGACCGAAGCGGCCGTGATGCTGCTCCGCATCGACGACGTCATCGCGGCGGGCGACCTCTCCGGCGGTCAGGTCGACCCCGACGACGGCGGCGACGCAGGCGGCCCGCCCGCTGGCGGCCCCGGCGGCATGGGCGGCGGCATGGGTGGCATGGGTGGCATGGGCGGCGCAATGTAA
- a CDS encoding pre-rRNA-processing protein PNO1, which produces MQHVKIPQDRIGVLIGEGGETMRRIESRAGVRLDIDSENGKVAIEQVGDPVDALKGPDIVEAIGRGFAPDDALTLLDDDMRMFDLVDIGAVARNSKDMKRKKGRLIGENGRTRELMEELTGAMVVIYGSTLGIIGSPKQTKIVREAAERLLDGAPHGSVYSFLERKHNELKREGLDYHRYPGGT; this is translated from the coding sequence ATGCAGCACGTGAAGATTCCGCAGGACCGCATCGGCGTGCTCATCGGCGAAGGTGGGGAGACGATGCGACGCATCGAATCTCGCGCGGGCGTTCGCCTCGACATCGACTCCGAGAACGGGAAGGTCGCGATCGAGCAGGTCGGCGACCCCGTGGACGCCCTGAAGGGCCCGGACATCGTCGAAGCGATCGGTCGCGGGTTCGCGCCCGACGACGCGCTGACGCTACTGGACGACGACATGCGGATGTTCGACCTCGTCGACATCGGCGCGGTCGCCCGCAACAGCAAGGACATGAAGCGCAAGAAGGGCCGCCTCATCGGCGAGAACGGCCGGACGCGCGAACTGATGGAGGAGCTGACGGGCGCGATGGTCGTCATCTACGGGTCGACGCTCGGCATCATCGGGTCCCCGAAGCAGACGAAGATCGTGCGCGAGGCCGCCGAGCGCCTGCTCGACGGCGCCCCGCACGGCTCCGTGTACTCGTTCCTCGAACGCAAACACAACGAACTGAAGCGCGAAGGCCTGGACTACCACCGGTACCCCGGCGGGACCTGA
- a CDS encoding tryptophan--tRNA ligase, which yields MPANDDSTAESTATAESTATAESTAMTTDDDDFTVTPYEVSGDVDYDALLEQFGADRLTREQVRQFPDHPLLGRGIYYAGRDVDDYLAASEAGDRHSIVTGVGPSGPMHLGHALVFYLAKTLQDATGATVYIPLSDDEKYLSKDLTFEEIGEATTENLRDLLAVGFDPERTRFVLDTADADVVYPLAATFAKDVTQNQLEAVYGRPDNVGLGFYPAVQTTHLLLPQLVHGAHPTLVPVAVDQDPHVRVSRDVAAKARYPVAKPGALLGKFLPTLSGPGKMSSSEGEAIYLTDDAETVKEKILAHAYSGGRDSVDEHRERGGDPSVDVAFQYLRYFFERDDDRLEELAKQYRRGELLSGEMKLEAVDAIAEFLAAHQRRRDALGDVREELEPYRLTSEERERALEAAGVPQL from the coding sequence ATGCCAGCCAACGACGACTCGACAGCCGAATCGACAGCGACAGCCGAATCGACAGCGACAGCCGAATCGACAGCGATGACGACCGACGACGACGACTTCACGGTGACGCCGTACGAGGTATCGGGGGACGTCGACTACGACGCGCTCCTCGAGCAGTTCGGGGCGGACCGATTGACGCGCGAGCAGGTCCGGCAGTTCCCCGACCACCCTTTGCTCGGCCGCGGCATCTACTACGCGGGCCGGGACGTCGACGACTACCTCGCTGCGAGCGAGGCCGGCGACCGGCACTCGATAGTGACCGGCGTCGGACCCTCTGGGCCGATGCACCTCGGGCACGCACTCGTGTTCTACCTCGCGAAGACCCTGCAGGACGCGACGGGCGCGACCGTCTATATTCCGCTCTCGGACGACGAGAAGTACCTCTCGAAGGACCTCACGTTCGAGGAGATAGGGGAGGCGACGACGGAGAACCTCCGGGACCTCCTGGCGGTGGGGTTCGATCCGGAGCGGACGCGGTTCGTGCTCGACACGGCGGACGCGGACGTCGTGTACCCGCTCGCGGCGACGTTCGCGAAGGACGTCACGCAGAACCAGCTCGAGGCGGTCTACGGGCGGCCGGACAACGTCGGGTTGGGGTTCTATCCGGCGGTGCAGACCACGCACCTCCTGCTCCCCCAGCTCGTCCACGGCGCGCATCCGACGCTCGTGCCGGTGGCGGTCGACCAAGACCCCCACGTCAGAGTGAGTCGGGACGTCGCGGCGAAAGCCAGGTATCCGGTCGCGAAGCCCGGCGCGTTGCTCGGGAAGTTCCTCCCGACGCTGTCGGGGCCGGGGAAGATGAGTTCGAGCGAGGGCGAAGCGATCTACCTGACCGACGACGCGGAGACGGTGAAGGAGAAGATCCTAGCGCACGCGTACTCGGGCGGCCGCGACAGCGTCGACGAGCACCGCGAGCGCGGCGGCGACCCGAGCGTCGACGTCGCCTTCCAGTACCTCCGGTACTTCTTCGAGCGCGACGACGACCGCCTCGAGGAACTGGCGAAGCAGTACCGTCGCGGCGAGTTGCTGTCGGGTGAAATGAAACTCGAGGCCGTCGACGCCATCGCCGAGTTCCTCGCCGCGCACCAGCGCCGGCGCGACGCGCTCGGGGACGTCCGCGAGGAACTGGAGCCGTACCGGTTGACGAGCGAGGAGCGCGAGCGAGCGCTCGAAGCGGCGGGGGTGCCACAGCTGTAG
- a CDS encoding BGTF surface domain-containing protein gives MPRPPSASAAVVVAVVVVLASATTAGVGVAAGAANDARTAQSTTPAAVDGPPEANATVDAWRVPERADPANATVESLREYAADDAGTENVTPHDRLVIDVAVAGLDATVENASANASGTENASANLTARVLAALDERGHFAVRQTDDTTTPERQSRNLWLNASNVRAVDAPGDDRYLLVVDPERVLAVHAGTFEDPSAVADEHRDDDYRFDGVFEDGLAADEVYTARYFVNESVRGLAATSRRVQFRPAIATLHANGPLEPAANATVAGTTTVAPGTDLAVTARTDAGGVATAIATVDDDGRFGATLDLAAVDAPATLNLTVAPADDRSRTLTVEPATVAVRDPRAVVAFDDQTTSTRYVTARANLSHGGFLALRHDGDVVDTATVHGAGAKQTVTFSLPENATGGTYTVVAHRGSASDPGQRYANGTTNASIAFENDTTTTTPPTTTTPPTTTTPPTTTTPPTTTTSPTTTTSPPTTPGTTGITTGPWTTATGTSVADDPIPGFGVPVALAAVAALLGAVTVRRRREN, from the coding sequence ATGCCGCGTCCGCCCTCCGCGTCCGCCGCCGTCGTCGTCGCCGTCGTCGTCGTCCTCGCGAGTGCGACGACTGCCGGCGTCGGCGTCGCTGCCGGCGCCGCCAACGACGCACGCACCGCGCAGTCGACCACCCCCGCCGCCGTCGACGGACCGCCCGAGGCCAACGCGACCGTCGACGCCTGGCGCGTCCCCGAGCGCGCCGACCCCGCGAACGCGACCGTCGAATCCCTCCGCGAGTACGCCGCGGACGACGCGGGGACGGAAAACGTCACGCCCCACGACCGGCTTGTCATCGACGTCGCCGTCGCCGGCCTGGACGCCACCGTCGAGAACGCCTCGGCGAACGCGTCCGGCACGGAGAACGCGTCAGCGAACCTGACCGCGCGCGTCCTCGCCGCGCTCGACGAGCGCGGCCACTTCGCCGTTCGTCAGACCGACGACACCACCACTCCGGAGCGACAGTCCCGGAACCTCTGGCTGAACGCGTCGAACGTCCGCGCGGTCGACGCGCCCGGCGACGACCGCTACCTCCTCGTCGTCGACCCCGAACGCGTCCTCGCCGTCCACGCCGGGACGTTCGAGGACCCGAGTGCGGTCGCTGACGAGCACCGCGACGACGACTACCGCTTCGACGGCGTGTTCGAGGACGGACTCGCCGCCGACGAGGTGTACACTGCGCGGTACTTCGTGAACGAGAGCGTCCGCGGGCTCGCCGCGACCAGTCGCCGCGTCCAGTTCCGGCCCGCTATCGCGACCCTCCACGCCAACGGCCCACTCGAGCCAGCCGCGAACGCGACCGTCGCCGGCACCACGACCGTCGCCCCCGGCACCGACCTCGCCGTCACCGCGCGGACCGACGCCGGCGGCGTCGCCACCGCGATCGCCACCGTCGACGACGACGGACGGTTCGGTGCGACCCTCGACCTGGCTGCCGTCGACGCACCTGCGACCCTGAACCTCACGGTCGCACCCGCTGACGACCGCTCGCGGACGCTCACCGTCGAGCCAGCGACGGTTGCGGTCCGCGACCCGCGCGCCGTCGTCGCGTTCGACGACCAGACCACGTCCACGCGGTACGTCACCGCGCGGGCGAACCTCAGCCACGGCGGCTTTCTCGCGCTCCGGCACGACGGCGACGTCGTCGACACCGCGACCGTCCACGGCGCGGGCGCGAAACAGACCGTCACGTTCTCGCTCCCCGAGAACGCAACCGGCGGCACGTACACCGTCGTCGCCCACCGCGGTAGCGCCAGCGACCCCGGCCAGCGCTACGCGAATGGCACGACGAACGCGTCTATCGCGTTCGAGAACGACACCACCACGACGACGCCGCCGACCACGACGACGCCGCCGACCACGACGACGCCGCCGACCACGACGACGCCGCCGACCACGACGACGTCACCGACGACGACCACGTCGCCGCCGACGACGCCGGGAACGACCGGGATAACCACGGGCCCGTGGACAACCGCCACCGGGACGTCGGTCGCGGACGACCCGATTCCGGGCTTCGGCGTGCCGGTGGCGCTCGCGGCGGTCGCAGCGCTACTGGGTGCAGTCACGGTGCGGCGTCGCCGCGAAAACTGA
- the rio1 gene encoding serine/threonine-protein kinase Rio1, with translation MTGEYGLVDSSEADTPGDEWEEIDVSDTDADRIARKRDREFTEFRDRIKDADQFKVTASVFDDATFAALYKLVQDGWINAFGGPISTGKEANVYTALGGDEAADALDAVEPEVAVKVYRINASDFRDMRDYLTGDPRFEGIGGKKSQVVLAWVRKEYANLKRAEKAGVRVPNPLAVERNVLVMEYIGTDEGGRARRLAEVNVENPETAYHVVREYIRRLYTAGLVHGDLSEYNIVVEDGELVVIDLGQAVTVHHPNSDRFLERDCRNVAKFFSRQGLDVTGEECYEFVLENANPREDGDDNRNAR, from the coding sequence ATGACAGGCGAGTACGGTCTCGTGGACTCGAGCGAGGCCGACACACCGGGTGACGAGTGGGAGGAGATCGACGTCTCCGACACGGACGCGGACCGCATCGCGCGCAAGCGCGACCGCGAGTTCACGGAGTTCCGCGACCGCATCAAGGACGCGGACCAGTTCAAGGTCACCGCGTCGGTGTTCGACGACGCGACGTTCGCCGCGCTCTACAAGCTCGTTCAGGACGGCTGGATAAACGCCTTCGGCGGCCCGATATCGACCGGAAAGGAGGCGAACGTCTACACCGCGCTCGGCGGCGACGAGGCCGCGGACGCGCTCGACGCCGTCGAGCCCGAGGTCGCCGTGAAGGTCTACCGCATCAACGCGAGCGACTTCCGAGATATGCGTGACTACCTCACTGGCGACCCGCGCTTCGAGGGGATCGGCGGGAAGAAGAGCCAGGTGGTGCTCGCGTGGGTGCGAAAGGAGTACGCGAACCTCAAGCGCGCGGAGAAGGCCGGCGTCAGGGTGCCGAACCCGCTCGCGGTCGAGCGGAACGTGCTCGTGATGGAGTACATCGGGACGGACGAGGGCGGGCGCGCCCGCCGGCTCGCGGAAGTGAACGTCGAGAACCCCGAGACCGCCTATCACGTCGTGCGCGAGTACATCCGGCGGCTGTACACGGCGGGACTCGTCCACGGCGACCTCTCGGAGTACAACATCGTCGTCGAGGACGGCGAACTCGTCGTGATCGACCTCGGGCAGGCCGTCACCGTCCACCACCCGAACAGCGACAGGTTCCTCGAACGGGACTGCCGGAACGTCGCGAAGTTCTTCTCCCGGCAGGGACTGGACGTCACGGGCGAGGAGTGCTACGAGTTCGTGCTCGAGAACGCCAACCCCCGCGAGGACGGCGACGACAACCGGAACGCGCGCTGA
- a CDS encoding cupin domain-containing protein translates to MEKVDVDELDSRMGPGSVRASLTKPLGLTNMGANHYELAPGERLAFGVHAHENQEEVFLVQAGTVTFESYPDRAAAEAGVDGERVEATAGDVVRVDVGEYQCGRNEGDERAVVFGVGAPRDGGDLDLLRDCEPCGERTAHRIELADDRESISAVCERCGSETARYT, encoded by the coding sequence ATGGAGAAGGTCGACGTGGACGAACTCGACTCCCGCATGGGGCCCGGGTCGGTCCGGGCGTCCCTCACGAAACCGCTCGGATTGACGAACATGGGCGCGAACCACTACGAGCTCGCGCCCGGCGAACGGCTCGCGTTCGGCGTGCACGCCCACGAGAACCAGGAGGAGGTGTTCCTCGTGCAGGCGGGGACGGTGACGTTCGAGTCGTATCCCGACCGCGCGGCGGCCGAAGCTGGCGTGGACGGCGAGCGCGTCGAAGCGACTGCGGGCGACGTCGTCCGCGTCGACGTCGGCGAGTACCAGTGCGGCCGCAACGAGGGCGACGAGCGCGCGGTCGTCTTCGGCGTCGGCGCTCCACGCGACGGCGGCGACCTGGACCTGCTCCGGGACTGCGAGCCCTGCGGCGAACGAACCGCCCACCGCATCGAACTCGCCGACGACCGCGAATCCATCAGCGCCGTCTGCGAGCGCTGCGGCAGCGAAACCGCGCGCTACACGTGA
- a CDS encoding DUF6757 family protein, giving the protein MKCHYCDDEAAFAAETEGVKVGLCEVHFRERLEELSDADELQALKEEVDVDRA; this is encoded by the coding sequence ATGAAGTGCCACTACTGCGACGACGAAGCCGCCTTCGCCGCCGAGACCGAGGGCGTCAAAGTCGGTCTCTGCGAGGTCCACTTCCGGGAACGCCTCGAAGAGCTCTCCGACGCCGACGAGCTCCAGGCACTCAAGGAAGAGGTCGACGTCGATCGGGCCTGA
- a CDS encoding PHP domain-containing protein, protein MTYADLHAHTTNSDGTLELDEVPAVARDAGVSVVAITDHDRTHPDLDAPVVERDGVTVVHGIELRVDAGFERVDLLGFGVRETDALAALVDHLQADRAERGQAIIDAVEDRLGVDLGIEGRPGIGRPNVARAVADHPDTDYSMQGVFDDLIGNDGPCYVARDVPDLDRGREVLADACAVVGLAHPFRYDDPERALDVAADLDAVERNYPYGDGVDADLDAVDALAREHDLLVTGGTDAHGRDLGVAGLDEAEYAPVGDRLRAHADA, encoded by the coding sequence ATGACCTACGCGGACCTGCACGCGCACACGACGAACTCCGACGGGACGCTCGAACTCGACGAGGTGCCGGCGGTCGCTCGCGACGCCGGCGTGTCCGTCGTCGCGATCACCGACCACGACCGCACGCACCCCGACCTCGATGCGCCCGTCGTCGAGCGCGACGGCGTGACGGTCGTCCACGGCATCGAACTCCGCGTGGACGCCGGGTTCGAGCGCGTCGACCTCCTCGGGTTCGGCGTCCGCGAGACCGACGCGCTCGCCGCGCTCGTCGACCACCTCCAGGCCGACCGCGCCGAGCGCGGCCAGGCCATCATCGACGCCGTCGAAGACCGCCTCGGCGTCGACCTCGGCATCGAGGGACGACCCGGCATCGGCCGCCCGAACGTCGCGCGCGCCGTCGCCGACCACCCCGACACCGACTACTCGATGCAGGGCGTGTTCGACGACCTCATCGGGAACGACGGCCCGTGCTACGTCGCGCGCGACGTCCCAGACCTCGACCGCGGCCGCGAAGTCCTCGCGGACGCATGCGCGGTCGTCGGCCTCGCGCACCCGTTCCGCTACGACGACCCCGAGCGCGCGCTCGACGTCGCCGCCGACCTCGACGCCGTCGAACGGAACTATCCCTACGGCGACGGCGTCGACGCGGACCTCGACGCCGTCGACGCCCTCGCGCGCGAGCACGACCTGCTCGTGACCGGCGGCACGGACGCGCACGGCCGCGATCTCGGCGTCGCCGGGCTCGACGAAGCCGAGTACGCGCCCGTCGGCGACCGCCTCCGCGCGCACGCCGACGCCTGA
- a CDS encoding DUF2795 domain-containing protein: MRLNSTGDRIEDQTYPLTTDDLTDAIGDGEIELADGTESIDDVLERFGDQTFHTPEDVRHTLQAGVCERAIGRKGYSDRDPTTPGSVYGHDCVSF; the protein is encoded by the coding sequence ATGCGCCTCAACAGCACCGGCGACCGCATCGAGGACCAGACCTACCCGCTCACCACGGACGACCTCACCGACGCCATCGGCGACGGCGAGATAGAACTCGCCGACGGCACCGAGTCCATCGACGACGTCCTCGAACGCTTCGGCGACCAGACGTTCCATACGCCCGAGGACGTCCGACACACGCTCCAGGCCGGCGTCTGCGAGCGCGCCATCGGCCGCAAGGGCTACTCCGATCGCGACCCCACCACGCCCGGCAGCGTCTACGGCCACGACTGCGTCTCGTTCTGA
- a CDS encoding DUF1684 domain-containing protein: MSETAEFDERQWRRELAANREEKDEFFGTHPHSPIPKGERDAFDGLEYFEPDADYRVTATVHLTDEDDEDVYRMETSTGGEQRYLKVAALTFELDGEEHSLSAYRQEGEERESLFVPFRDKTTGQQTYGAGRYMELEAEGDLADGQEIPVDFNLAYNPFCAYAEQYACPLPPEENWLDATVEAGERDWD; the protein is encoded by the coding sequence ATGAGCGAGACTGCGGAGTTCGACGAGCGGCAGTGGCGCCGCGAGTTGGCGGCGAACCGCGAGGAGAAGGACGAGTTCTTCGGGACGCATCCTCACTCCCCGATTCCGAAGGGCGAGCGCGACGCGTTCGACGGGCTCGAGTACTTCGAGCCGGACGCCGACTATCGCGTGACGGCGACCGTGCACTTGACCGACGAGGACGACGAGGACGTCTACCGGATGGAGACGTCGACGGGCGGCGAGCAGCGGTACCTGAAGGTCGCGGCGTTGACGTTCGAACTCGACGGCGAGGAGCACTCGCTTTCGGCGTACCGCCAGGAGGGCGAGGAGCGCGAGTCGCTGTTCGTGCCGTTCCGCGACAAGACGACGGGCCAGCAGACGTACGGTGCGGGCCGGTACATGGAGCTGGAGGCCGAGGGCGACCTCGCGGACGGCCAGGAGATTCCCGTGGACTTCAACCTCGCGTACAACCCGTTCTGTGCGTACGCCGAGCAGTACGCGTGCCCGCTGCCGCCGGAGGAGAACTGGCTGGACGCGACGGTCGAGGCCGGCGAGCGCGACTGGGACTGA